The region TCGCTCCAGTCAAATCATCAGCAATAATTCCTATAAGTTGTTTCATGTTGATTCCTCATTTATTTATAGTTTTAGATCTGGTTTATTCAAATTACTCCGTTACATAGTCATCTGGAACTGTAATGTCTTTTTTCTCAAGTCGTTTTACAAGAAACCCAATATATAGCGGAAGTAGTATTGCTGTTGTAACAGTAGATGCCGCAACCTGCACCGTAGCCAGATCAACATGTGATGCGAAGCTGGCACTGGCAGCTGCAATTGCTGCAGGTGTTGCTACTGCATTCCCTGCCGTTGAACCTTCTGACGCCCCAGCAATCGGATTCCACTTAAATGCTTTGAATATGAAATAGCCTGCTGTACCAGTCAGGAATACTGTTGCTACGCCAAGGATTACACCTGATAATCCACCTTCAATGATTGCTCCAAAATCGATCCCCATACCTAATGCAAAGGCAAAAAACGGGATTAACATGGCACTTCCTTTATCGAAGAATTCTCTCATTTCTTCATCTAAGTTACCTAACACCATTCCAACAATAATTGGTAATAGTACGGCAATAAATGATACGAATGAAAAGAACCCGTTAACGAATCCCATCGCACCGAATATAGACAACGCTACCATCGTAAAGAAAGGACCGTCATTCAATGCAAGCAAAGAATATGCTGCACGGTCTGTTTTGTCACCATATTGACCAACAAGTGCCACATACAACCCACCATTACTATTGGTCATTGCGGCTATAATTGCAATAGGTGCCAAACCAAGCCAAAGCCCATTATCTCCTGCAAACATATATGCAATCAGACCGATAGCTGCACCTACAAGCCACTTGGTCGTTAACAACGTTGCGCCTTTACCGAGACTCACGCCAACATTTTTTAAATTGATTTGTGCTCCTGTACATAATAGAAATAGTGCGATAAGCGTACTTGCCCCATCAACGAATAATGCCTGTGTAAAGTTACCTATCCTTAATAAATCGGGTGCAAACGTGTTTAGTACTGCAGCAAGCAATAATGGTACAACCATCATGCCTCCAGGAACTTTTTCTATCGATGCTTTTATCCTCATGTATATCCCCCTCATATGTTATATCGTTCAATATTTAAACACCTTCAAAAATTAAAGCGATTTCATATATTATATTATGATAGATTGATATAAAATGCAACACATTAATTTCAAAAAATTTTACATAAGATTTTAAAACGTTATTGTCGTTGCATTTTTAAACAAAAGAGAACCCCTTGATTGGGATTCTCCTAATAATTCACTTATCTACTCTTTCAATTTTCGCCATAATGTAGAACGATTGATATCCAGTCGTTTAGCTGCATTCGATTGATTATAATCTTCTTCTTGAAGTACAAGTTCAATTATCTTTCGTTCTATTTCTTTCAATGTCCCATCGAGTGATAACCTTTGATCTTCCACGCTGGACATATGCTCATAATTATGAAGCAGTTTTTTTACATGGGAAAGTTCAATATAATTCGCCGGAGTCATAATACTTAATTCCCTGATCACCTTTTCCAATTGAGAAATGTTCCCCTGCCAATGGAATTGCATCAAGTATTGAATCGCATCCTGCCTTATTCCAATTGTTTCATTGCCATCTTCTTCATGAAACTTCGCTAAAAAATACTCAGCAAATGCCCCAATATCTTCCTTCCTCTCGCGTAGTGGCAGAAGATGTAAGACATTTTTGGATATCTCGTTATAAAGCCCTTTATGAAAGGAACGTTCATAAACAAGTTTTTCGAGTGAGGTTTCAGCAAGAACAATAACTTTCATGGTTTTCGGCAGATTACATAGCAAACGTTGAATCGTATTTTGTATTTCATACTGAACAGCATCAATATCTTTGATCAAAATCGTACCACGTTGAACCGCTGATATTTTCGTTTGTATCTCTTTCTGAGAAGAAGTAGCATCTGTTAAATAACTACCTTCTATGACAACAATCGGGGCTTCCTGTCCAAATCGTTTAAAATGCATTGCCCTTGCAACAGTATATTTCCCTGTCCCAGGCTCTCCAATAATGCAAACGGCACCATCTGAATGAGTGTACTGCTGGAAGTTTTCCCGTAAGCTCATGGCCTGATCAGTTTCTCCAATAATCGGGACGTGTACTGAATTTCCAATGATACGAACCGTTTTTGTCTCCCTTTTATTGAATGAACTATGAATGCTTAGTCCTACAATTGCCTCTGTCTGATTTACCAAAAAAGCTTGTAATTCATAAATACTATTTTCACCTTCTATTTCCGCCCACTGGTTTGTTTTGCTTTCCAGTACCCGCTTCATAATAGTATAAATAGTACTCGATTTTAAAATTTCATCGCTTCCGTTATATTGTTCGAACAGCAAATTCTTCTCAAGTATTGCACCATCCCGACGTAGTAAGACTACTGGAAATGGCATCAAATGGAACGTTTCCTGAAAATAATAAAATTGATTATTAACGCGACGGAAGAAATAATATACTCTTTTTCCTTCTTCCAAAGCATCCGTAACCGCTTCTCTCCCGGAAGTGATTAACACACCACGCAACCCTACCTGTTCTGCAACCTGGACAGTAATCACGTCCCCGATCACGACAGTATATCCTTGCTGTTTCAGCTTCTCCAGGTTGCC is a window of Virgibacillus ihumii DNA encoding:
- a CDS encoding 2-keto-3-deoxygluconate permease; the encoded protein is MRIKASIEKVPGGMMVVPLLLAAVLNTFAPDLLRIGNFTQALFVDGASTLIALFLLCTGAQINLKNVGVSLGKGATLLTTKWLVGAAIGLIAYMFAGDNGLWLGLAPIAIIAAMTNSNGGLYVALVGQYGDKTDRAAYSLLALNDGPFFTMVALSIFGAMGFVNGFFSFVSFIAVLLPIIVGMVLGNLDEEMREFFDKGSAMLIPFFAFALGMGIDFGAIIEGGLSGVILGVATVFLTGTAGYFIFKAFKWNPIAGASEGSTAGNAVATPAAIAAASASFASHVDLATVQVAASTVTTAILLPLYIGFLVKRLEKKDITVPDDYVTE
- a CDS encoding PrpR N-terminal domain-containing protein codes for the protein MIKTLLIAPYQGLAETAKKMDVPDEIELDVTIANLEEGVRVAKLAEKQGYELIISRGGTASMIQEVVSLPVVHIDITGYDMLRVFTLIRGIKHGVALVGYANISQGAATICNILEFDVKMITIQSRNEVRGNLEKLKQQGYTVVIGDVITVQVAEQVGLRGVLITSGREAVTDALEEGKRVYYFFRRVNNQFYYFQETFHLMPFPVVLLRRDGAILEKNLLFEQYNGSDEILKSSTIYTIMKRVLESKTNQWAEIEGENSIYELQAFLVNQTEAIVGLSIHSSFNKRETKTVRIIGNSVHVPIIGETDQAMSLRENFQQYTHSDGAVCIIGEPGTGKYTVARAMHFKRFGQEAPIVVIEGSYLTDATSSQKEIQTKISAVQRGTILIKDIDAVQYEIQNTIQRLLCNLPKTMKVIVLAETSLEKLVYERSFHKGLYNEISKNVLHLLPLRERKEDIGAFAEYFLAKFHEEDGNETIGIRQDAIQYLMQFHWQGNISQLEKVIRELSIMTPANYIELSHVKKLLHNYEHMSSVEDQRLSLDGTLKEIERKIIELVLQEEDYNQSNAAKRLDINRSTLWRKLKE